The genomic stretch CGGCTATCAAACTATCAGTGTCGGCAAAATTGGCTCTATCTTTTGCCATCGAGGCTTCACGCAAGAAATTCCCGCCGGCAATAACATGGCGTCCGTGGATGGCACGCTGCGGGCATTGCGCGAGACCGCTTCGGATGGCCGTGGCTTGATTTTTGTCAATCTGGTTGATTTTGACATGCTCTACGGCCATCGCAATGACCCAGAAGGGTACGCCCGCGCGCTGGAAGCATTTGACGCGCGGCTGCCGGAAATTGAAGCTCACCTCAAAGACGACGACCTGTTGATGCTCACAGCGGATCATGGCTGCGACCCGCTTACACCTTCAACCGATCACTCACGTGAATATGTGCCGATCCTTGCCTATGGTCGCCGTGTTACGCCCGGTGTTGATTTGGGCATTCGTTCAAGTTTAGCCGACCTCGGTCAAACCATTGCTGAGAACTTCGGCCTGCGCCTGTCGCAGGGGCAGAGCTTCCTCGACGTAATCGCTTAGCATACAGAAGCAGGGACACGACACGCCCAGCTCTAAGCAGCTCGAGAGTTTCCTCGACTTACTCGATTAAGAGCGACTTCAATTGCCTTTAGCCTGGTGGCCCAGCATCCTGCGAGCTCATGCACGCTGCGTGCGCCATTGGTATCTACACATCTCTAGCCCCGTCAGTCGCTATTGAATTGTCAACGCGAGCATACGCCAAGAGACGCCCCGACAACCGAGCGCCGCTGCCGCACCATACGCCAATGCGCAGCCGGCCGCGGTTTTTGGCGTGCGGTGACGTGTCACCGCTTTCAAACGCTGCAACATCTCGCAGCACTCCAAAGGGAGATGGACGCTCACTCAGAGGCTTCACGTCTGGCTACCCTTGTGTGCGCGGCTGCCACCCGCGAAGCAACAAATTCATTTGCCATAACGTGACTAAATGCCGAGTGAAGGTTGCACATTCCCGCTTCAGTTAGTTTAGGTCTCGCCATGCTTTTGGCTTCACAAACGTGGTCTTTTTCTCCACGGTTTAGATCAGACGAGCGAATTGTTCAACAAGCCTGGTTCCCTGCTCATGAAGGCAGGCACTCAGCCGCTTGTCAACATGGGCATAGGTCCGCGCCGTGCTTTTCGCGCTGCCAATGGCGGCATTCCCTTGACAGCCAACGGAAAACATATCATCTTGCTCGCTCAGCAGACTCAATTGATAAAAACCATCGAGGAGGCTTGTCTATGCGTCATGATCTAGCACGGCCACAGATTCTCATTCTGGCCGCGTTCATACTGAGCTTGTTGATGACGGGTTCGGCTTGGGCACAAACCAAGCTGTTACGATTTCCGGATATTCATCGAGACAAAGTGGTCTTCTGTTATGCTGGCGACCTGTGGATCGCCCCTTCGACCGGTGGCACGGCGATGCGACTGACGGCGCATGACGGACTTGAGTTATTCCCCAAGTTTTCGCCCGATGGCAAATGGATCGCGTTCACCGGCCAGTATGACGGCGACGAGCAAGTTTACGTCATGCCGGCCGGCGGCGGCCCGCCAAAGCAATTGACCTACTATCCCGCGCGCGGTCCGTTGCCACCACGCTGGGGCTACGACAATCAGGTCTACGGCTGGACCAATGATGGCAAGATTCTATTCCGCTCGATGCGTGACGGATTTGATTTGACCGACACGCGGCTATACACAGTTAGCATGGAGGGCGGCCCGGCCGAGCCATTGCCGATGCCGGTTTCCGGCGCGGGCGATCTTTCACCAGACGGGAAGAAAATAGCGTACTCGCCGCTGGTGCGCGATTTCCGCACGTGGAAACGCTATCAAGGCGGTTGGGCGCAGGACCTCTACATCTTCGACCTGACGACGTATGCGCTTCAACGCATCACCGAGCATCCACGCACGGATCGTGACCCAATGTGGATCGGGAACAAAATTTATTTTGCTTCAGACCGTGACGGCACGTTGAATATCTACGCTTACGATGTCGCGTCAAAAAAGACGGAGCAGATCACACGCAGCACAAAATGGGATGTGCGATGGCCAAGCCGTGGCGAGGACGGCGAGATCGTCTACGAGCTAGGCGGCGAGTTGAGCGTGCTCGACACCAAGTCTGGCCGGTCCAGGCAAATTTCTATCTTCGTGCCAAATGATGGCGTCGCCATGCGACCGGCGCGCGCGTCAGCCGAGCAACTGGTCGAAGATTTCGCGCTCAGCCCCAAAGGCGAGCGCGCGTTGTTCGTCGCTCGAGGCGATGTATTCACGGCGCCGATTGAGCACGGCCCAACGCGCAACCTGACCAGTTCTTCCAACGCCCATGATAAGTGGGCTCGCTGGTCGCCAGATGGAGCCAAGATCGCTTTCATTTCAGACCGCACCGGCGAGGAAGAAATTTACCTGATCAATCAAGACGGCTCCGGCGGACTCGACCAACTGACCAGCGGCGGTAAGGCTATGCGCTATGCGCCTGAATGGGCGCCCGATGGGAAACGGCTCGCGTTTAGCGACAAAGACGGCAAGCTCTACGTGCTCACCGTGGAAGATAAGAAATTGCTTGAGATCGCCGACGAGAAGCGCGGCCAAGTGCGCGATTACACCTGGTCGCCCTGCGGCGGCCATCTGGCGTTCAGTTTGTCCGACCCAACCGGCTTCCGCTCGCTCTACATCTGGAGCGTCAGTGACGGGCAAACGCGTCGCATCACCGACGAATACTTCACCGAGTTCAATCCAGCCTGGGACCCTGAAGGCAACTACTTATATTACGTGAGCAACCGTGAGTTCGCGCCTCAGATTTCCACGGTCGAATGGAATTTTGCTGGCGCTCGTCAGGCGGGCATCTTTGCGCTGGCCTTGCGCAAAGACGTGAAGCACTTGCTGCCGCCGCAAAGTGACGAAGTCACCATTGAGAAAGAAGCCGAGAAGCCAAAAGCGCCAGAGGAAAAGAAGGATGACAAGAAGAAAGAGTACATCAAGATTGACTTTGACGGACTGGCCGGCCGGGTCACGCGCATCCCGATTCCGTCGGACAATTACAGCAATTTGACGGCGATCAAAGGACATCTGCTGTACGTGCGTGGCGCGCCATTTTACTACGGACGCGAAAGTGACCGAAAACCGGCGCTGCACATCTTCTCCATCAAGGACCGTAAAGAGACCGTGTTGGTTGAAGACGCCTCCGCGTATGCGGTCTGCGCCGATGGTTCTAAAATTCTCGTGCGCGAAGGATCGGCCTACAACCTCTACAAAGCCGCGCCGGACGGAAAAGGCTCAAAGAAAACAGTCTCTACCAAAGGCCTGATGGTCAATCGCGTGCCGGCAGAGGAGTGGGCGCAAATCTTCGATGAAGTGTGGCGACGTTTCCGCGATTTCTTCTACGTCGAGAACATGCACGGCTACGATTGGAAGGCTATTGGCGAGCAATACCGTCCGCTGCTCCAGCATGTGGCGCACCGCTCTGATCTGAACTACGTGCTCGGCGAAATGGTGGCCGAATTGAATGTGTCCCATGCCTATATCTCAGGTGGAGAATTCGATATTCCGCCTCGTCCGCGCGTGGCACTGCTCGGAGCGCGCTTCACACTGGACAAAGCATCAGGCCGTTATCGCATCAGCAAAATCTTCAAAGGCCAGAACGAAGAAGACCGCTACCGGTCGCCGTTGACGGAGGTCGGCATCAATGTCAACGTCGGCGATTACCTGTTGGCGATTGACGGCGAAGAACTCCGCGCCAATGATGACCCTTACCGGTTGTTGCGCCACAAAGCGGATCGTCCAGTGCAACTGACGGTCAACGATAAACCTGAGATGAGCGGCGCGCGACAGGTGATGATCAATCCAATCTCTGATGAGAGTGAGCTGATCTACCTGGAATGGGTCACGCGCAATCGCGAGAAAGTTTCGCAGATGACCAACGGCCGCGTCGGTTACTTGCACATCCCGGACATGGGCGCAGACGGCATCCGCGAATTCATCAAATGGTTTTACGGTCAGGTGCGCAAGGAAGGACTGATTATTGACGTGCGCGGCAATGGTGGCGGCAACGTCTCGCAGATGCTGATCGAGCGATTGCGACGGGAATTGTTGGCTACTGGCTTCTCTCGAACCAATGACGATCCGACGACCTATCCCGGCACGTTACTGCACGGGCCGATGGTCTGCTTACTGAACGAAACGTCGGCTTCCGACGGCGACATCTTCCCGGCAATGTTCAGGCAGGCAGGATTGGGCCCACTGATCGGCAAACGCTCGTGGGGCGGCGTCGTCGGCATCACGAATCGCGGGCCGCTGATTGATGGTGGCGTTGTCAATGTGCCGGAGTTTGGCTTCGCTTCACCCGACGGCAAGTGGATCATCGAGGGCCACGGCGTTGACCCGGACATTGTCGTCGAAAATGATCCGAAGTCAGTCATCGAAGGTCGAGACCCACAACTGGAGCGCGGCGTGGAAGAAATCCTGAAACTGCTCAGGCAAAATCCTAAAAAACTGCCGACCCGACCGGCGCCTCCGGTGAAGACCAAATGAGATGATCCATGGCGTCAATGAACCACGAAGCATCATTCGTGGAGATTGGTGCCATGCATGGCTCGTTGTCCATGTTCAGCGAAGCAACGCTCATCGCACAGATCGCCGCGCTCGCCGAGCGTTCGGCTGAAGACGTGATCCTCGGCATCGGGGATGATGCGGCCATCATTCGCAAAAATGAGCAGCAATGGTGGCTGCTCTCGATTGACTCGCAGATCGAGAACATTCACTTTCAGCGTCACTACACGCCGCCGCGGATGCTTGGGCACAAGGCGCTGGCTGTCAATTTGAGTGACATCGCAGCAATGGGCGGCACGCCGCGATTCGCGTTGCTCTCATTGAGTCTGCCCAAGGATACCGAGCCGTCGCTTGTCGAGGAACTGCTGGCCGGAATGTTGGCGCTGGCTGATCAACATGCGACCACGCTTGTTGGCGGCGACATTACTGCTTCACTGAGCGGTCTGACGCTCACGTTGACCATCATTGGCGAATGCGCAGCGGGACGTGCGTTGCGCCGCGCGGGAGCGCGGCCGGGCGACTGGATTTTTGTCACCGGCAGACTGGGGCTGGCTGCAATAGGACTTCGCTTGCTGCAACACGGCTACCGTTTTGCGCCTGAATTGCCGGCTCATCTGCAACAGCCGATTCTGGCTCACCTTCAGCCGACGCCTCGCTTGGAGGTTGGCCGCGCTCTTGCCGAGCGCCAACTGGCCACGGCGCTCATTGACATCAGCGATGGGCTTTCAACAGACCTGCATCATATCTGCCAAGCCAGCGGCGTGGGCGCTGTCATTCATGCAGCCGACCTGCCAATCGTGAAAGAATTGCCGCAGGAGGCTCACCTGACAGCGCTGGACGCAGCATTGAACGGCGGCGAAGATTATGAACTCTTGTTCACGGTGGCGCCGGAAGATGTCGGGCAGATTGAATCACTGCGAGCGCAACTCGGCGACTTGCCAATCACCATGATTGGCGAGATCACCAACGAGCCAGGCCGCGTGTCGTTAGAGCAAGCGGGAACATTGACCCCGCTGCTGCCACGCGGACACGATCATCTTCGACGGGAAGGATGAAAGACGATTCATTCACTCACACGCTATCACTCAGCGTATTCATTCAAGCCGGCGGTCACAGCTCGCGGATGGGCTGCAACAAAGCGTTGCTGCCGCTGGGCAGCCAGACGTGTATCGAACGGGTGCTGGCCGTCGCTATGCAAATTTCCCCTTCGGTTACCATTGTGGCCAACGATGCAAATTCCTACCGGTTCTTGAACTGCCCGCTGATTTCGGACACGTATCGTGGGATTGGCCCGCTGGGCGGAATTCATGCAGCCCTGCAACACTGCCAGGCCGACTGGGCGTTGATCCTCGGCTGCGACCTTCCATTTCTCACAGCGCCACTGCTCCGTTATTTGATCGCTCAGGCCAATGACTTTGACGCGATTGTGCCCCGCAGCGAAGATGGACGACTTCAACCATTGTGCGCGCTCTACGCGCGACGTTGCTTGAGTGAGGTGATCCGTTTGATTGAATCAAAGGAATTGGCGCCGCGCGCGCTGTTTCCTCGTGTGCGGACGCGCGTGGTCCAGTGGCGTGAACTCAGTTCCCTGCCCGGCGCCCAGTGGTTCTTCTTCGACATGAACACGCCGGACAGTTATGAACGCGCCAAAGCCTTATGTCAGTGAATCTGTCAGGTCCCCCATAGGGCTGGTTCATGCCGAAAGCTATGAACGCGCCAAAGCGTTATACCGGTTGCAGCGGGAAAGACCACGTTTTATATTGTGCGCTCAGCAAGGAATCGTCCCTATGCTAGGGCACGCCACGAAGAATGCAAATGGAGCACAGGCGGGAATGCCTGTGCCACATTCTTAAGGGAGCACGATGATGGATCGCAATACGGTTGTAGTCGTATCAGGGCTGCCTCGCTCAGGCACATCCATGATGATGAAGATGTTGGAAGCGGGCGGACTGGAGCCGCTCACCGATCATATCCGCACGCCCGATG from Blastocatellia bacterium encodes the following:
- a CDS encoding S41 family peptidase; translated protein: MRHDLARPQILILAAFILSLLMTGSAWAQTKLLRFPDIHRDKVVFCYAGDLWIAPSTGGTAMRLTAHDGLELFPKFSPDGKWIAFTGQYDGDEQVYVMPAGGGPPKQLTYYPARGPLPPRWGYDNQVYGWTNDGKILFRSMRDGFDLTDTRLYTVSMEGGPAEPLPMPVSGAGDLSPDGKKIAYSPLVRDFRTWKRYQGGWAQDLYIFDLTTYALQRITEHPRTDRDPMWIGNKIYFASDRDGTLNIYAYDVASKKTEQITRSTKWDVRWPSRGEDGEIVYELGGELSVLDTKSGRSRQISIFVPNDGVAMRPARASAEQLVEDFALSPKGERALFVARGDVFTAPIEHGPTRNLTSSSNAHDKWARWSPDGAKIAFISDRTGEEEIYLINQDGSGGLDQLTSGGKAMRYAPEWAPDGKRLAFSDKDGKLYVLTVEDKKLLEIADEKRGQVRDYTWSPCGGHLAFSLSDPTGFRSLYIWSVSDGQTRRITDEYFTEFNPAWDPEGNYLYYVSNREFAPQISTVEWNFAGARQAGIFALALRKDVKHLLPPQSDEVTIEKEAEKPKAPEEKKDDKKKEYIKIDFDGLAGRVTRIPIPSDNYSNLTAIKGHLLYVRGAPFYYGRESDRKPALHIFSIKDRKETVLVEDASAYAVCADGSKILVREGSAYNLYKAAPDGKGSKKTVSTKGLMVNRVPAEEWAQIFDEVWRRFRDFFYVENMHGYDWKAIGEQYRPLLQHVAHRSDLNYVLGEMVAELNVSHAYISGGEFDIPPRPRVALLGARFTLDKASGRYRISKIFKGQNEEDRYRSPLTEVGINVNVGDYLLAIDGEELRANDDPYRLLRHKADRPVQLTVNDKPEMSGARQVMINPISDESELIYLEWVTRNREKVSQMTNGRVGYLHIPDMGADGIREFIKWFYGQVRKEGLIIDVRGNGGGNVSQMLIERLRRELLATGFSRTNDDPTTYPGTLLHGPMVCLLNETSASDGDIFPAMFRQAGLGPLIGKRSWGGVVGITNRGPLIDGGVVNVPEFGFASPDGKWIIEGHGVDPDIVVENDPKSVIEGRDPQLERGVEEILKLLRQNPKKLPTRPAPPVKTK
- the thiL gene encoding thiamine-phosphate kinase; translation: MASMNHEASFVEIGAMHGSLSMFSEATLIAQIAALAERSAEDVILGIGDDAAIIRKNEQQWWLLSIDSQIENIHFQRHYTPPRMLGHKALAVNLSDIAAMGGTPRFALLSLSLPKDTEPSLVEELLAGMLALADQHATTLVGGDITASLSGLTLTLTIIGECAAGRALRRAGARPGDWIFVTGRLGLAAIGLRLLQHGYRFAPELPAHLQQPILAHLQPTPRLEVGRALAERQLATALIDISDGLSTDLHHICQASGVGAVIHAADLPIVKELPQEAHLTALDAALNGGEDYELLFTVAPEDVGQIESLRAQLGDLPITMIGEITNEPGRVSLEQAGTLTPLLPRGHDHLRREG
- a CDS encoding molybdenum cofactor guanylyltransferase — translated: MKDDSFTHTLSLSVFIQAGGHSSRMGCNKALLPLGSQTCIERVLAVAMQISPSVTIVANDANSYRFLNCPLISDTYRGIGPLGGIHAALQHCQADWALILGCDLPFLTAPLLRYLIAQANDFDAIVPRSEDGRLQPLCALYARRCLSEVIRLIESKELAPRALFPRVRTRVVQWRELSSLPGAQWFFFDMNTPDSYERAKALCQ